AGACTTGGCGTCAATGCGCAACCGGTCCTGGACCTCGTCCTCGATGATGGTGAGCTTGCCCTTGAGTTCCGGATCCGCCATGTGGCTCTGGAAACGGCCGACCAGCGCAGTCTTGACGGCATCATCCGGCTTGGCCACTTTGCCGTCGAACGGAAGGTACCGCGGCATGCGCTTGTCGAGATTGGAATGCGCAGGCACCCAGCCCTCTGAGGTGGCGTGCTCACGCCCGTACGTGCGCAGAGCCTGTTCCAAGTCCGGCTTGCGCATGGAGACGGGAGAGAGCTCGCACTCCTTAACCATGTCCTTCAACGCCGGTGCAAGGTGCTGCGACAGGTCACGCAACCGCTCATCATCCGGAATGGGCTGCCAGATCTCCAGACGGGGAACCAGATCTTCTGTCGAACAGCGGCGCAGCCGAACCTGCTCAGGAAGGTTGAATTGCTCCTGTTCCCAGGTGTCCAGAGTGAACGATCCGACAACGCTGGTCTCCTCACACCGCACCGGCGTCGCGGACACGTCTCCTCCATCGACGGTCAGGTAGGTGCGGTCGTCCTCCGCCAACACATGTTTGCCAAGCAGGAAGGCAAGAGCGTCCAGCAGCGCGCTCTTGCCACCATCGTTGTGCCCGGCGAGGATCGTGGGCTTCCTAACGGGGATTTCTGCGACCTCGGTCAACGAGCGGAAACCACTCACGCTAAAGCTGTTCAGGTGCACTGCGCGACCGCTCCAACTCCCGCGCCGACGATCCTTCGCGAGCCCACAACCTGCGTTGCCAAGGACGCGTGGCGCTAATCCCAACCCCGGTCGGTCCATCCTAGAGCGTTCGTCGCAGCGTCACCCTCGGTCCCACCCAACCCCTGCCCGAGTGCCTGGCATCCCCACCCGACAAGCAGGCCTACCAGCGCATGCCGAGCTGGTCGAGGTCGACCCGTCGCTGCCCGGCGAGCTTCCCGGCCCGTTTACGCACGTTGTCGAGCCATGTACCGAGCTTGACGGCCACGACCCCGTCATCACCGTTCTGACGGCCCACCAAGCCCGCTTCCGCCCCCACTCGCTCGACGTGCTTCCGGGGCACCCGAAGATGCCCCTCACGGGCATGGAACTGCCGTGCGGCGCGGAGGTTCACCGCCCACATGTCGTCCTGTGTCCGTTTCACCGGCCGTTCTGTCTCCTCGACGGGGTCGACCCCGAGGACGTTCTCCAGGAGCCATTGCTGTGCGGGAAGGAGTTGTTCCCACCCGAGCCGCTGCGCCGTCACCCACCTCCCGAGGTCCTCGCCCTGCACGATCACCTTCCCGGCCGCCACCGGCAGGGCCCCGCCATCCTGGAGGAGGTTCTGGACGAGCCGGAAGCAGCGTTGCCACCCCGTGTCCCATACCGGGCACCACCCCGGATCGATCTCCTCCAACACAGCGCGCCGCGCTTCGGTCAACGCACCCGCACTGATCTCGACAGCCAGGCCGGCCTGCCGCCGCTGCGCATTGGCATCCGCGGTCCGGGCGGCGAATCGCTGGTTCTTGACCCAGGCCCCGACCGGATACCCCTCCCAGACCGCGGTCGCGGGAGGCAACAGGTGCCCGTGCACGGCCGCCCAGGCGCGGGCGGCTGTGAGGCCTTCCTCGAACGCAACGTCCTGATGGGACCAGACCATGCCCAGCCCGTCGAGCTGTTCCGCCCGCCCCGGATCCAGGCGTCCGGCCTTGTGGGTTTTCCGCTGGTTGGCGAGCCAGGTCCCGAGCGGGAACCCCGCCGGGGCCCAGCCTTCCGGGGTGACGTAGTCGTACGGCACCCGCAGCTGATCCGTCCCGGTCTCCTTCACGTACCGCACGCATGCCTGGATACCTCGGCGCCAGAACGTGTTCTCCGGCTCGATGACCCGCAGCTTCACGAACTGCGCCAGCAGTGCCGGATCCCTGGGTGTGCTGAACTTCAGCAGCTCCCGCGCGGGCACACTCGGCGCCCGCACGCCCTCCGGCTCTTCCCGCTCAGCTTCCGCCTCGCCTTCCTCGGCACTCTCCGGGTACCAACTCCCGCTGCGGATACGGGGGTCGGCGAGGTGTTCGATCGTGTCGGTGTCGTGTGCCCGCAGCGCCCCGAGGACCTTGGCGAGGGTTCCGTAGGCGTCCGAGGTCAGCATTTCGTCCGGTGTTTCGCCCGGTGCGAGGAATACCGGAACAATCAAAGAAGCAATCTTTCCCTCACCGGGGCTGATTCGCAGGGCGCGTCCGACCATTTGCACGATATCGATCATCGATCCCCGCGCATCGCAGAATGCGACGGAATCACAATTTGCCGTATCGACGCCCTCACCCAGTACCTTCACTGAACTGAGCACGCGCAACGCCGCCGGCACCAACCCCTTCCCTGAACGCTCCCCACCCCTGCTGCGCCCCCCGACACCACCCTCGACCAGCTGCGCCTGGTCCTGGCTCGTGATGGTGTTGGAGGCGAA
This genomic interval from Streptomyces sp. NBC_00376 contains the following:
- a CDS encoding DEAD/DEAH box helicase, which encodes MTLKELFPHQVEAADAVLRVLQTPASGHLPAEGLRTQVIAATGSGKTLIAVAAAEKLGARHVLVLVPTLDLLTQTAAAWREGGRTGAMVGVCSLRADDSDGVPCTTDPGELVAWVRGLERVTVFATYAAVGLGILQRAHSAGLGAFDLMVVDEAHRTSGYAGKPWAAVHDQVRIPATRRLYMTATARIWEAPEHAQGGESGEPRLIASMDPESRVFGPVAYKLTLSQAVSRGLVAPYQVVCVDISDPEFHQLREEAGYGSDAARGARLAALQTGIVTAAAQENLRKVLTFHSRVSEAEAMATGVVDAARKLWEDNPRRYPEPGRVWADWLYGEHPPAHRRAVLEEFASNTITSQDQAQLVEGGVGGRSRGGERSGKGLVPAALRVLSSVKVLGEGVDTANCDSVAFCDARGSMIDIVQMVGRALRISPGEGKIASLIVPVFLAPGETPDEMLTSDAYGTLAKVLGALRAHDTDTIEHLADPRIRSGSWYPESAEEGEAEAEREEPEGVRAPSVPARELLKFSTPRDPALLAQFVKLRVIEPENTFWRRGIQACVRYVKETGTDQLRVPYDYVTPEGWAPAGFPLGTWLANQRKTHKAGRLDPGRAEQLDGLGMVWSHQDVAFEEGLTAARAWAAVHGHLLPPATAVWEGYPVGAWVKNQRFAARTADANAQRRQAGLAVEISAGALTEARRAVLEEIDPGWCPVWDTGWQRCFRLVQNLLQDGGALPVAAGKVIVQGEDLGRWVTAQRLGWEQLLPAQQWLLENVLGVDPVEETERPVKRTQDDMWAVNLRAARQFHAREGHLRVPRKHVERVGAEAGLVGRQNGDDGVVAVKLGTWLDNVRKRAGKLAGQRRVDLDQLGMRW